GTACCTTCCCCAGGTGCTCCTGGCAGCCGATGCCATGTACGGAGCGCTGGACGTGCTCATACCCCACATCCCTAAGGAGGATGCCAAGAAGCGCGTCGGCGTCGTCATCGGCGTCGTCGAAGGCGATGTGCACGACATCGGCAAGAACCTGGTAAAGACCATGTTCACCGCTGGTGGAATGAGCGTCACTGACCTTGGCCGCGATGTCCCCATCGAGAACTTTGTCAACAACGTCAAGGAGAAGGATGCGAACGTAGTGGCCATGAGCACCCTCATGACCCCGACCATGGACGGCATGAAGCTGTGCGTCGATGGCCTGATC
This genomic stretch from Methanomassiliicoccales archaeon harbors:
- a CDS encoding cobalamin-dependent protein (Presence of a B(12) (cobalamin)-binding domain implies dependence on cobalamin itself, in one of its several forms, or in some unusual lineages, dependence on a cobalamin-like analog.), giving the protein MKREEILAGLEKSVVGGKKDEAIKNAKAALESGVKALDAIDHGLIKGMTIVGDKYAVHELYLPQVLLAADAMYGALDVLIPHIPKEDAKKRVGVVIGVVEGDVHDIGKNLVKTMFTAGGMSVTDLGRDVPIENFVNNVKEKDANVVAMSTLMTPTMDGMKLCVDGLIESGLRMKVKVIIGGAPTSQEFADDIGADLHGINAQEAVSKVKGVLQT